One Brassica napus cultivar Da-Ae chromosome C4, Da-Ae, whole genome shotgun sequence genomic region harbors:
- the LOC106415373 gene encoding probable pectinesterase/pectinesterase inhibitor 35, with translation MASSTSSSLPNHKFRIKLLFFMILNLFHLHTLVFANSSNSKFSKFSRHPKSESSSSRRTKYSNDGFLNSVQHSLDQALVAHSLAFRLTLSHRTSQTLMLDPVNDCLELLDDTLDMLSRIVVNPKGHANDDVHTWLSAALTNQETCKQSLNEKTSFNKGGFTMDSVVSNLTGLLTSSLDMFVSAKPTRGETGGRKLLSDQDFPTWVSLSDRRLLEASVSELRPHAVVAADGSGTHISVGEALASLEKGTGGRSVIHLTAGTYKENLNIPTKQKNVMLVGDGKGKTVIVGSRSNKGGYNTYQTATVAAMGDGFIARDITFVNSAGPNAEQAVALRVGSDRSVVYRCSIDAYQDTLYTLSKRQFYRETDITGTVDFIFGNSAVVFQSCNIASRKGSSDQNYVTAQGRSDPNQNTGIAIHNCRITGSTGTYLGRPWKEYSRTVVMQSFLDGSIHPSGWSPWSSSFALKTLYYGEFGNSGPGSSISGRVSWPGYHPALTLTEAQGFTVSGFIGGTSWLPSTGVVFDSGLL, from the exons ATGGCTTCTTCTACATCATCCTCGTTACCAAATCATAAGTTCCGGATCAAACTATTGTTCTTCATGATCTTAAACCTCTTCCATCTTCACACTTTAGTGTTTGCCAATTCATCAAACTCTAAGTTCTCAAAATTCTCAAGACACCCAAAAtccgagtcatcatcatcaagaaGAACCAAATACTCAAACGATGGGTTTCTCAACTCAGTCCAACACAGCTTGGACCAGGCTCTCGTAGCCCACTCTCTCGCCTTCAGACTCACGCTCTCGCACCGTACTTCTCAAACCCTCATGCTCGATCCTGTCAACGACTGTCTTGAGCTGCTAGACGACACACTCGACATGTTGTCTCGCATCGTCGTCAACCCTAAAGGTCACGCCAATGATGATGTCCATACGTGGCTAAGCGCTGCGTTGACCAATCAAGAGACTTGTAAGCAAAGCCTCAATGAGAAAACAAGCTTCAATAAAGGCGGGTTCACGATGGATTCAGTTGTGAGTAACCTCACCGGTTTACTGACAAGTTCACTAGACATGTTCGTTTCCGCTAAGCCGACACGTGGTGAAACTGGTGGCCGGAAACTATTGTCCGATCAGGACTTTCCGACGTGGGTTTCTTTGTCGGACCGGAGGCTTTTAGAAGCTTCGGTTTCAGAGCTGAGACCTCACGCTGTGGTGGCTGCCGATGGAAGTGGGACACACATTAGCGTAGGGGAAGCGTTGGCGTCTTTGGAGAAGGGGACTGGTGGCAGAAGCGTCATTCACTTAACAGCTGGAACCTATAAAGAGAATCTGAATATTCCGACCAAACAGAAGAACGTTATGTTGGTTGGTGACGGTAAAGGCAAAACAGTTATTGTCGGTAGCAGAAGTAACAAAGGCGGCTACAATACTTACCAAACCGCTACCGTCG CCGCTATGGGAGACGGATTCATAGCTCGGGACATAACTTTCGTGAACAGCGCCGGACCCAACGCGGAGCAAGCGGTAGCCTTACGGGTCGGGTCAGACAGATCCGTTGTATACCGATGCTCCATCGACGCTTACCAAGACACGCTCTACACTCTCTCCAAACGCCAATTCTACCGTGAAACCGACATAACCGGCACCGTCGACTTCATCTTCGGAAACTCCGCCGTCGTTTTCCAGAGCTGCAACATCGCGTCCCGAAAAGGCTCATCGGATCAGAACTACGTCACGGCCCAAGGACGATCCGACCCGAACCAGAATACCGGGATCGCGATTCATAATTGCAGAATAACCGGTTCGACCGGGACTTATTTGGGTCGACCGTGGAAAGAGTATTCGAGAACCGTTGTGATGCAATCGTTTTTGGACGGTTCGATTCATCCTTCGGGTTGGTCTCCTTGGTCAAGTAGCTTCGCTTTGAAGACTCTGTACTACGGAGAGTTTGGAAACTCGGGTCCTGGGTCATCGATTTCGGGTCGGGTTAGTTGGCCTGGGTACCACCCGGCGTTGACGTTGACTGAAGCTCAAGGGTTTACTGTTTCAGGGTTCATTGGCGGGACTTCGTGGTTACCATCAACCGGCGTCGTTTTCGACTCTGgtcttttataa